Below is a genomic region from Candidatus Cloacimonadota bacterium.
AATCGTAGCCAAAGAATTCATAGACCCGGACGCAGTTAACTATGAACTTCGCCTGTCGCTGCCGCCAGTCCCATTCATCAAAAAGAGACGCCGCGATCTCTGCCTTGACCAGTTCGGGAATCTGTAGATAGCTTTTGATCCTCTCGGCAAACATAGCGTTGAGACGGTCGTTGGAACAGTGCCAAAGATCATAATGCTGCCTGTAGATCGCCTCCAGCAATTCATGGTTCGCCAGTTCCGCTTTGTTGCCAAAGACCTGCGGCAGTTTGGTGCCCTGGGGAAAATCACCGCTATAACCCGGAACGATGATGGCATCGTCGGGTATGAGACCCGATTCCTTCAATTTTTGCACAGCCAGCCAGTCCTGAACGTGGGGCGAGGAACAAAGATGGGTTGAAAAGCGGAAATAGCTCCGCATTTCCTCGGATTGGAATGCCTTGTACCACATCAAGCGGTTTTGCTCGACTATGTGCCAGGGGAAATTGAGGAATTTAGCCACCTTGCGGGAAGTGGCGCATTCGCCGTGGAGCCTTGATCCGTAGGTGAAACAGACCACCTTGGGATAGCCGATGCGCTTGAGCATGACAGCGATCTGCCGTGAATCGTAACCACCGCTGAGCGGAATCACCAGAGTGCGGTCTTGAGCACTTTCCGCCAGTCGAAGGATGATGTTTTCCAGCATCCGGTCAAGCTGTTCCAATGACGGTTCAGGCTCTCCAAAGACATGCTGGTAGCGATAATAATCCTTGATCCTTAGCGTGGCCGTGGGTTTGTGCCAAATGAGGTACTGTCCTGCCTCGAGCTGCTTTATCTCCTTGAAAAGGGTGTTATTCAGGCAGGTATAGCCGACCAGCAGGAATTCTGGCAGGGCGTTTTCGTCCAAAGCCGGTTTGCCCAGGATGGAACGCAATTCGAAGGCGTCCGGCCCGATCAGCAACTGGTTGTTCTGTTCGGCAAAGAAGAGGGGTAAGGAACGGACCCGGTCAACCGCGGCCAGGATATAGTCGCCGCGTTCTATAATGATTCGGAAATGGCCATTCAGCCTGACCAGGACGCGCACAAAATCTTCTGGCCCGCATTCAAGTGGAAATAACTCCGCCGGCAATTGGTCGTAAAAAACTCCACCCTGCCAGACCTGTCCCTGCAAGAGGTCAGCTTGGCTCATCGTTTCTCCAAAAACCGCGTATATCGGCTGCTTTAAGGATCAGCAATTCCCGGAGGCTGAATTTTTCGCGGAACAGGAACAGCCCCAGATAGAACAGCGCGTAAGCCAGATAGGAAACAGTGGAGGCGATGGCAGCCCCTCCGATGCCTTTCAGCGGGATCAGGATGAAGTTGAGCACGACGTTCAGAGCCAGGGTCAGGAAGGTGGCAGCAAGATGGAAGCCCGGCTTGCCCTGGGTGAAGAAATGCGGCGCCGCGACCTTGGCCAGGGAAGCGAAGACCACGCCCACCAGCAGGACCACAGTGCTATACACAGCCCCGGCATAGGCCTGGCCGTAGAAAAGCGGTATCAGCAGGCTGCAGGGGATGCCGATGGCGGCCAGGACAACACAGACATAGAGGTTCAGCTTGAAGGTCTGGGCCATTACCCGTCGCGCGGCGGCGGGATCGTCTGTATTGTAAAGCCTTCCCAGCAGTGCTGGTGTGATGCTGATGGGGATCAGAAACATCAGTTCCGCCAGGTTCACAGCCACTGTATAGACACCCAGTTCACTCACACCCAGTATGTGCTTGATCATGATCTGGTCCACCCGGTAGTGGAGAAAGGCAAAAACCGCCCCCAGCCAAAGGATGCCCCCATAGGCGTATTCTGCCTTAAGCAGATTCAGGTCGAATGCCGGCCGGAAACTCTGTTTCAGCCCCGCTCTCAGGAACACCGCGTTCAAGAGCATGGACAGAACTGTCACCCCGAAAAAGCTGGCCGGAGTCAACCAACCCAGCAGCCAGAACAGAAGGATGGCGGCGCTTTTGATGAAAAACACTATGATGATGCTTTTATTGCTTTCGAGAATGCGCTCGTCACTGATATACCATGAATGGAAGCAGGAGAAATACAGATCGGCAGTCACAAAGACGATCCCGCCGAAGATATAGAGGTAATTGTAGCCAGTCAGGGCCAGTCCTGTTGCGCGCAAAAGCAGCACAACCGCGCCGATAGCCAGGGACAGCAGGCTGAGAGCGGTCAGGTTGACATTGAAAAGATGCCCGGTATCCAGCTTGCCGCGTTTCTTGAAGTACATCACGGCGTTGTTGAGCCCCAGGCTACCGTAATCCCCCAGCAAGGTGAAGATGAGGATGATATAGGCCACCTGACCCTGCCCCCGCGGGCCCAAAACCCGCGCCACTACAATGCCGGTAAGGGCTCCGACCAGCACCCTCAGGACCTGGTTGGTAAGATTGCTGGTAATATTAGCCTTATATCCCATGGTTTCAATGGGTTGCGGACTGCGCCGGTCTCAGCTTACGGCTTCCCGCAAGGTTCAGAAGATCTCCGGCTGGTAATCAGAGGGTTTCACACCCAGGTGCTTATAAGCCTTGAAGGTGGCCTTGCGGCCTTGGGGCGTGCGTTCCAGAAAGCCCTGCTGCACCAGGTAGGGCTCAAATATCTCCTCGATGGTGCCGGCATCCTCACCCACCGCTGTGGCCAGGGTTTTGAGGCCGACAGGTCCGCCGCGGTAGTTTTCCATGATGGTGAAGAGCAGGCGCTTGTCCATCTCGTCCAGGCCGGCGTGGTCAACCTGCAGCATCTCCAGGGCTTTCAGCGCTATGTCCAGAGTGATCACGCCATCGCCCATGATCTGGGCAAAATCCCTCACTCGGCGCAGCAGGCGGTTGGCGATGCGCGGCGTGCCGCGGCTGCGGCGGGCCAGTTCAGCCACGCCTTCAGGATCGGCCGGTACCTCCAGGATACGGGCGGAGCGCTGGATGATCCTGGAGATGGAATCAAAATCGTAATAATCCAGCCTCAGCACGATGCCAAAGCGGTCGCGCAGAGGCGGGGTGAGCAGTCCGGCGCGGGTGGTGGCACCGATAAGGGTGAAGGGTTCCACGCTGATGCGCCAGGTGCGGGCGCTGGGGCCGCTGTCCAGGATGATTTCCATCTGGAAATCCTCCATGGCGGGGTAGATGTATTCCTCGATCACG
It encodes:
- a CDS encoding oligosaccharide flippase family protein, yielding MGYKANITSNLTNQVLRVLVGALTGIVVARVLGPRGQGQVAYIILIFTLLGDYGSLGLNNAVMYFKKRGKLDTGHLFNVNLTALSLLSLAIGAVVLLLRATGLALTGYNYLYIFGGIVFVTADLYFSCFHSWYISDERILESNKSIIIVFFIKSAAILLFWLLGWLTPASFFGVTVLSMLLNAVFLRAGLKQSFRPAFDLNLLKAEYAYGGILWLGAVFAFLHYRVDQIMIKHILGVSELGVYTVAVNLAELMFLIPISITPALLGRLYNTDDPAAARRVMAQTFKLNLYVCVVLAAIGIPCSLLIPLFYGQAYAGAVYSTVVLLVGVVFASLAKVAAPHFFTQGKPGFHLAATFLTLALNVVLNFILIPLKGIGGAAIASTVSYLAYALFYLGLFLFREKFSLRELLILKAADIRGFWRNDEPS
- the ruvB gene encoding Holliday junction branch migration DNA helicase RuvB; this translates as MLERINTPLERPEDTEFDRALRPRTLNEFIGQNQLKQLLDISIKAARLRKEPLDHVLFYGPPGLGKTTLASIIARELGVEITVSSGPVMEKPGDLAGILTNLQRHEVLFIDEIHRLSHVIEEYIYPAMEDFQMEIILDSGPSARTWRISVEPFTLIGATTRAGLLTPPLRDRFGIVLRLDYYDFDSISRIIQRSARILEVPADPEGVAELARRSRGTPRIANRLLRRVRDFAQIMGDGVITLDIALKALEMLQVDHAGLDEMDKRLLFTIMENYRGGPVGLKTLATAVGEDAGTIEEIFEPYLVQQGFLERTPQGRKATFKAYKHLGVKPSDYQPEIF